From Acidianus brierleyi:
AAAACATTTCTGACATAATAAGAGAAAATAATGCTACTTTTCTAGCTCAAGGAACTATAGCAGCTGACTGGATAGAAACACAAGGTGGAATAAAAACACAACATAACGTGTTAGTTCAATTAGGTATAGATACAGAAAAAACCTGGGGCTTTAAGTTAATAGAACCTTTGGCAGATCTTTACAAAGATGAAGTAAGAGCATTAGCAAGATATCTTGGATTACCAAAAGAACTCTCTGAAAGACAACCATTTCCAGGTCCAGGTTTATTAATAAGAACTATAGGAAAATTAACTAAAGAAAAATTGGAAATTGTACGAGAATCTAATGACATAGTTGAAAAATCGCTTGAAAATTATTCCTTTTCTCAATATTTTGCTGCAATATTTGAATCAGATAAAAAAAGAGACGAAAAAATAACTAATTATATCGGTCAAGATATATTCGTATATAATTCCCGAGCAACAGGAGTTAAAGGTGATGTACGAAGCTATGGTAAAATAGCTTCAATAGATGGGGAATTAGATTATAATGAAATAATGAGAATAGTATCGGAAATTACAAAGTTTGATATTACTCATGTGTTATATAGAATTAACGAAAAAGAAAATGGAAAGTATTCAGTAGTAATTAGAGCAATAAACACTGAAGACTTCATGACTGCAGATTTTGCTAAAATAAGTTATTCGGTTTTAAATGAAATATCACAAAAAATATTAACACTAAATGACGTCAAGGAAGTCTTATATGATGTGACTACTAAGCCACCAGCAACAATAGAATTTGAATAAAAATGTCTCACTACTTAATAAATACTATTCTTAAGTCTCTCAAGTAGTTGAATTCTCTTAGGTGATGCAGGATGATCGCTAAAGAAATCTGCATACCAAGGCACTTTTTCTGTCTTCCAATAGTTTATTAATTGCTCTACATCCATATCACTAACGTCTTCATTTATATCCATTGGCGAGAAAAATAACATATTCATCATTTGATTATTATTTCTTTTCTTATATTTCTCCAATGTGTTAGGATCAACTGAAAGTGTTATCTTAGCTAAAGCTCTCTGTAGATTCTCCGCACCGTTAGGTATAGTTGTAGCAGAGTTAACATCCGCATAAGCTTCTCTTAATCTATTTATGTATAGAACTAGAAATTGAAACATATAACTTACTGCTAATAATGCAATGCCTATTAACCACATAGAACCAGCATTGTTATTTCTATTTCCTTCACCTAACATTCCTCCCCACATTAGAGAGTATCCTAAAAAGAATATCAATGTAGGTATCAGACCTATCGCCATTAATAACTGAACATCTCTATGCCTTAAATGGCCTAGTTCATGGCCTAATACAGCCTTAATTTCGTCTTTATTTAATATTTTTAATAAAGGCAAAGTTATAGCAACTCTTTTACCAGCTATAGGGCTTCCATATGCAAAAGCATTAGGAAATGGAACATCGGCTATATAGACTTTAGGAATATCTAGATGATTATACATTGCTACCTCGTCTACTAAATCTACCAACCAACCATACTTAGGATCAGTAGGCGATACTTCCACAGCCCTGTACATAGCATTAATCAAATATGGACCAAATAGCCATTGAACTATATTCAATACTATCAGAAAAGATAATATTCCAATAATTACTGCCGGAGCAAACGCTACTCCAAAGAAATACCCTGCTACAGCATAAACTAAAGCAAACCCTAGGAGAAAAACTCCTACACTAGCCACTACCATACCTAGTTTTAATTTTATTAGTGCAAAGTTCATGATTATCAATGTTATATTTTGAAGATGAGGATATAAAGCTTATTCAAAGTTTATTAATCACTCAATGTAATTTTTCCCATGGAGGAAACTGTAAAAGATTACATGAAAACTGAGGTAATAAGTGTAGATAAATCTAAGTCAATAAAAGAAGTAGCCGAAGTTATGACTAAGAACAATGTAGGATCAGTTATTGTAACTGAGAACAAAAAGCCATTAGGAATAGTTACTGAACGAGATATAGTAAGAGCAATAGGAAAAGGAAAAGATTTGAATGCAAAAGCCGAAGAAATTATGACTGCATCATTGATAACCATAAAAATAGACTCGCCAATCACTGGAGCTTTAAGTTTAATGAGAACATACAATATCCGTCATCTTCCAGTAGTCGATTATGATGGAAATCTTTCCGGAATAATATCAATAAGAGATATAGCAAGAGCCCTGGACGATTTTTATGAAAGCGGAGCAGAGTGAACTCCTACGGTGATTTTCACGAACAACACTCCTAAACAAGAAGACAAGCTTTACAAGAGTGAGACTAAGAAGACTAGGTATAGGGGAGGAGGTGGTGAAGGCCCTCAAGTTGACCCCAATCAAGTAGTTCCTTCGGCTCTTCAAGCCATCGCCTAGCCATGTTAGAGGCAAAGCATGTGGAGCCTATCCATCTCCATGGAGTCTTCCGCCCCCCTTTGAACCCTATATAGATTAATTAGTTGGGGAGGGTAATACTCTCCAACTGGGAAACATGGTCGACCCTTTGACTGAAGCAAAGTCTTCGAACGGGGGCGTGACAAACCCCTACCATCGGACTGAACATTGTGATAATATGCACGGATATAGGTGTGATAAAGAGGTAGGGATCCTAGGAATAGACATATCAAAAGATCATGTGACGAGTGAGGGGAGGGTCTACGAGAACAACAAGAAGGGTTATGAAGAAATACTAAAAGTGAAACTAAACACAATAGTGGTCGAACCGACAGGAGCATACTCAATAAAACCATGTCAATACTTCAAGGAAAAAGGGATCAAGATACTACAAGTAAGCCAAAACTATGGAAGGAGAAGGACTTGAGAGGAAAGAAAACAGATTTTTACGACGCAGAAAAACTAATAAACATGGCAAACAAGGCAAAGGAGTACAACTACAACTCATTGAAAGAACTAGTAACACTATATATCTTCCTAAAAGACCTTGAAGTAAAGTACAAGAACAGGGTAAAAAGAGCACTATTCCTAGTCAGTGACGAGGAAAAAATAAGCAAGGAAATGCTTGAAGAATTCTCTAAAGGAAACTTCAAAATACAATTATACAACTTAGAGTACACAAAGATCGTACTTGAAGAAATCGAAGTATTATCTAAAGCACTACTGGAAACAAGCGAGAAAATAAAAGAAGTAGAGAAAATGATACAATCACAGTCTGAAAATCACGTTCTATTAACTATACCGGGAATAGGAAAACTTTCTTCGGGAATAATAATAGGCATTGTTGGAGACATTAAACGCTTTCCTAACCCTGAGTCCTTCGTAGCCTACTGCGGTTTAGACCCAATAGTTGAGAGGAGCGGTAAAGCTACTGTAAGTAAGGGAATATCGAAGAAGGGTAATAAGTACTTGCGCAGCTTGTTCTACTTCCTCGCTGAGATGAATTACTCTCGTAATCCTACATTACTAGAATTTTACGAGAACCATAAGGAAAAGTTGAAGGGAAAGAAGTTGTACACTGCTTTAGCCAGGAAATTGGCTAGAATAGTTTGGAGTGTTTGGTATAATAATAAGCCTTATGAGCCTAAGTGATCCTCCCCAAATCGCCACGTGGATTGAAAGGTACACGTGGCAATCTTAGTTGACATTATGCTTGAAGTTCAACCGAAATATTTATTACTGAACGCCCCTGTTAAGATAAATGTATGGCATAAGTTTTTTAGTTTAACATAAATTCGTCTCTTTAAATGCAAAGAGTGCTGATATGGAAAGAATGGTACGAAATTCTAGAGAAAATAGCTAGGGATAATAAAATTAGTATGAATGAGTTAATTGCTAAAATATTAACTACTGAAGAATGCTTAAATCTCCCAGAAGTAAAAACTACTTCCAAAAAATCTATAAATGTAAATATAAATGATAAATATCTTATGGAGAAAATTCATAAATATCTTTTTTGTGATTAAGAATGAAAAACAAAGAAAATAAGCCTAAGAGAAAACCCGGCTTAGTTAGAATAGGGCTATTTAATTTACTTCTAAGACTAGCTATATCACCATTATCCTTTGTTTTTTCTCTGCTTATGGTTAAGTACCTATCTGATATTTCTGCTGTAACATTTGGTGCATGGCAGACAATGTTCGTACTAATAACTGGATATTTTGTAATTCCTGCAGATATATTCTCAAATATAACAAGTAGATATGCAGCAGAAGGTAAAAAAGTAGGTGGAATTTTGCTTATAAATGGAATAGCAGGAGTTTTAGCTATAAGCATATACCTTCTCATAATACCTTTCATTAATCCACTTTTAGGCGGAAACTTTGCAAAATATTTTTATTTTTCATCAATTTTAGTATTTTTATTCTATATTTTTGATATCACTAGATCAATTGCGCTTGGAAGATCACCAAGAGTTAACGCAATATCAGCTTCAGTTTTTCAAATAATTAGATTAATAGCTGGTATAATACTTATGTTTATATTTAATTTGTCTATATTTGCAGTAATTTTAGCTTATTCTTTGGGTTATATAGCACAAATTTTAATAAATATATTATTTTCAAATGCAAATTTGCAAATCGATTTGAAAATAGCATTCAAAGCAATTAAAAAATCTATAGTTTTCATAACTTCATATATTCAGAACATAATTGAAGCAAGCTTAGTATGGATAGCAGTTTATTTAGTTAGAACTGCACTACCAGTATCTTATTTTGAGTCGGCATTAATAATATCAAATATAGTAATATGGTCAGGTAGTATTACTGATGGATTAATACTTAAATTAGCTGAAAATAAAGATCCAGATTTATTAGAAACTGCTACCAAATTATTTTTCTTAGCCGGTTCTTTTTTCCTTTTATTAACATTCGTAGACGGTGATCCTCTACTATTTATTTTAAGACCTGAGTACATTGAAGCATTTTTAGCGTTAATAGTTCTATCTATATCCAATTTTCTTAGAGGCCTATATACTATTTTCTATCGTGGAATTTATATGGCCGATACTACATTAAGTACTGAAGGAAGTGGGGAATTAAAGGGAAGTACTGCAAATCTTATTAGAAGAAATATTTTTATTTCAATTATAGGTTTATCCTTCTCTACATGTTTAATGATAATTTTGAAAACTTTTAGCTTCTCATCTCCAGCATTAGCAATAGCCATAACTTTAGGTTTGCTAATAAATTCTATAGGAATGTTAACTACAGCATATATTTCAGCAAAGAATATATATCGATTAATCTTTCCTAAAATTGAAAGCGTAGTTCCGCTAATTGCTACTGTAGTATCATCATTACCTTTCTTAATTCGATATATGGAGGGAAATTTGCCTAAATTTAGGGCTATTCATGAAATAGAAATAATGTTAATATACACACTAATCTCGTCTTCTATTTTTGTTATTATAAATATAGCTCTTAATCCATATGCAAGACAGCTTTTTATTATGATAATAAAAAGAATCAAAAATTTATAGATAGTTGGCTTAATGTTCGTGAAATGAGTGGAATAAACATTAGGATAAACAGGTTATTTGAAAGAAAGAACGCTTTTGTAGTAGCTTTAGATCATGGGCTAGTCATGGGCCCACTTAAAGGCATAGAAAAACCAATGGAAATTGTTAAAAGTCTTTCAAATATTCCAGATGCACTCCAAATGACGCCTGCAATGCTTAAGATAGTGGAAGAAAATTTCTTTTCAAGATCTTCGCCGATGTTAATTGCAAGACTAGATACTGCTAACGTGTGGAGACAGCAGAAGAAATATGATAGCGGGTATTATTCAGCTGTGTATAAAGTGAGAGACGCAATAGAAGCCGGAGCTGATGCCGTTGTAACATATTTTGTTGTAGGTTATGGCCAAGATCAAATAGAAGGCTATAATATCGAAGAATTGTCTAAAATAAGAAGGGAAGCTAACGATTATGGAATCCCATTTATTATAGAGCCTCTTTTTGTTTCTCCAGAAAATCCAGATTCGATTAAAGATGTAAATCTTGTTAAATATGTAACAAGAATAGCATCAGAAATAGGAGCGGACATTCTTAAAGTGGACTATACTGGAAAAGATAATTTTAAGGAAGTAGTAGATGTAGCATTCTCACCTATACTTATTAGAGGAGGTCCGAAAACTAACACTAACCGCGATTTCTTATCTATGTTAAATGATGCTATAATATCAGGAGCTAAAGGTATCACAGTCGGAAGAAATCTATGGCAGTCCCAAGATCCTCAAAAAATGGCTAAAGCAATTTCTGCTGTAGTACATGAAAGAAAGAGTGTAGACGAAGCCGTAAAGATCTTAGGATAAAATATTTTTATACGACATCAAAATATGTTTTATGAAAAAATATAATTCCATATTTTACTTAGCATTAGTAATCATTTTAATAATTTACACCTATGAAACCATATTAACGTTTGATCCTACATTTAATCCTCAAGCTGATCATTATATTGGAGACGAAGTCTGGTATCCTACTGCGGCTTACAATATTTTGAAATATATTTTCCATATAACACCAAAAATGTATTTTCCTTATTCACATGAGTCTGGAATACAGTATTATATAAATCCAGAACATCCACCGTTAGGAAAATATTTTATGGATATTTTTATTCTAATCTTAGGATACAGCCCATTAGCGTGGAGAATACCTAGCTGGATTATGGGAGATTTAATAATAGTTATAGGTTTTTTACTTTCTAGAAAAATAATAGGAGATAATATAATTGGAAATTTAGCAGGAATATTAACTGCTATAGTTATAGCATTAGATCCTACTTTATGGCTTCTTCATGGGATAGCATTATTAGATATTTACGTAGGTTTTTTTAGCATTTTATCACTTTATTTATTAATAAGCAAAAGAATAGTCCTAGCATCTATTGCTTTAGGACTTGCGATGGCTTCAAAAGAACCCGCTTTTTTTCTAGTTTTGCCATTTTTATATTATTTAGGCGAAATTACAAATAGAATAAAGATAAGAGCGTTATATAGCATTGGAGTTCCTATTCTAGTCTACGCATTAGCCTCAATTCCGATAATGCTATACTTTAACGGAATAATGGGGTGGTTACATGGAAGTTTCCTATATATGTTAGGCTGGGACGCGGAAAACGGACATATAGCATTATCTGCAACATCACAAATTTCAGAACCTTGGGATTGGTTCCTCGATATTCACCCATTTTATATGGGATACAACTTTTATGCAAACGTTAATCCAGCAATAATGTTTTTATGGTTATTTACAACTCCAATAGCTTTCCTTTTTAAAGATTCTAGGCTAATTACTGTAACAATGTGGGCCTGGACGGAATGGCTTGGATTTGTTTTAGTTTATATTCTAGGGAATCATACTCTCTTTAGCTTTTATGTAGCAGACTTCGGAGCAGTTATAGATGCATATATAGTAACCTCATTATTCTTTCTAGTTCAAAACATGAAAAATTTAAAATATAAATTAAGTATGAAAAGTGAGACAAATGATACGAAAAGCAGTAATAACAGCAGCAGGTAAAGGAAGTAGAATGAAATATATAACATCAGTTTTACCAAAGGCATTATTACCTCTTTTTAGACATGAAGATGACAAACTCGTTATGAGGCCAATTATTGATCTAATAACTGACTCTTTAGGAGAAATCGGAGTAAGCAAATTTTGTTTGGTGGTAGGAAAACACGGAAAACTATTAATGGACTACATGTTTGAAAGAAACATAACAATAGTTTTTCAAGACGAACCCAAAGGTTTTGGAGATGCTGTACTTAGAGCAGAAGATTTCGCATCTAATGAACCATTTTTTGTACATGCGGACGATGGAGTTTTAACTGGAGGGTATAGAGAAGCCAAAAGTCTCTTTGAAGAAATAAATCCAGATGCTGTTCTTCTTCTAAGGGAAGTGAAAAATCCAAAGAGATACGGTATTGTAGAGATAAAAGATAATGGCACTTATATGAATCATAAAGCGTATAAGATAATTAATGCAGAGGAAAAGCCTGAAAATCCGGCGAGTAATATAGCAATTTCTGCAGTTTACATATTTTCGCCTAAGATATTTAATGCAATAAAAAAAGTAAGTGTAGCCCAAGGAAAAGAATTAGAGTTAACATATGGTATAAAAGAATTACTGAAGAATGGCGGAGAAGTATACGGAATATTATTAGATAATGAAAAATGGCTAAATGTAGGAGATCCTGAAAACTACTATAATGCGCTTAAGTTTACATATTCGGATTTAAAAAAATGTTAGAATCTTAACGAATGAACGTCTATAACTAACTGATTTAATTCCCTTTTTATCTCATTTAAATCAATGGAAGCCATACGAATTCCATAATTAGTTCCCCTTTGCATAAGCTTACCTAAACCATAAATGGAGAATCCAGATATAGTAGTTATGTGAAATGGATCGTCTAATCCCATTGCTATAAATTTACCAATGCCTTGTACAGTTGAGCCACGAGGTTCATAATCACCTAATAATTCCTTAGATATGTTCTTTAAGCTTTGATCTTTCATAGATACTATATTATATTCTTAATTTTTAAGTTAAGAAACACTTACATACAATATTATCACTACGTAAAGTACATTAGTAATATTTTGCTTTTTTTCTAGCCAGTCTCATTAATAACCTTCTGCTCATTATGAATGAGTATCTTAAATAAAAATTTCTTCTACCTAGATGATATAATCTATTCCTATAACCCATATATTTGATTAAATAATTCTTATATAAAATACTTTTCGTTATAGCGAATATTTTTAAATTATATTTATTTTTGGTAATTCCCATTTCTTTTTTATTGCAATCAGTCTTATAGAAGTAACTAAAAGAAAAGTTAATATTAAAGAAATATAATCTAAAAATCTCAGTGATACTATATAAAATACAAAACCACCTATTATACTAGGTGTTGCATAGAAATCTTTTCTGAGTATTAACGGTATTTCTGATACCAAAATATCTCTTATTGCCCCTCCACCGGTAGCTGTTATAGAAGCTACTATCGCTACGCCAAGTATATTAAGATTATGGAAATATGCTAACTGAGCCCCAAAAGCCGTAAATGCACCTAATCCTATTGCATCAAAATAAAGAAGTTTTTTACTTATTTTAGTTAAGTTCTTTCTTATTAATATAATTAAAAAAACAGATATAATAGCTGTGATTGGATATGGTAAATATACAAGGTTGACTGGAGGAAATATCCCTAGTAAGATATCTGCTATAATACCTCCAGCTAAAGACGTTACAAATCCTAAAACTATTGCTCCTAGGAGATCTAATTGTTTCTCCATGGCCTTAAGAGCACCAGATGCAGCAAAAGCAAAAATTCCTATGTAATTAATAACCTCCATAATTAGACTAACGAACACAATGTTTTACTATTAATAACTAAATTTAAGGTTAACTCAAAAGACGTCTCTGACTATAAAAATAGTTTAACCCAGCACGAGATAAGGGACTAAAGTTACCTAAGTTAGAGAAATGAATACTTACTTTTAGGTATTTATTCTAAAGCGAAGTACTAATTGATATCAAGAGCTTAAAACACTAATACTTTCAGAAAGTTATAGCTTTTATTTAAGGGTTTACACGTAAATCCTAGTCTAAGTACTTCATAGAAATACTAACGTACAACAGAATTTAGAATAGTGAACTCCTACGGCGATTTTCACGAACAACACTCCTAAACAAGAAGACAAGCTTTACAAGGGTGAGACTAAGAAGACTAGGTATAGGGGAGGAGGTAGTGAAGGCCCCCAAGTTGGCCCCAATCAAGTAGTTCCTTCGGCTCTTCAAGCTATCGCCTAGCCATGTTAGAGGCAAAGCATGTGGAGCCTACCACGCCCTTACCGGTAGACCCAAAATCATTTTAAAAATACAAATTCAACACTAAACCTCATATTTTTCTTCATAAGGAACATATTTCATTATACTCATAATCAAGAGCATTAAGAATAATGCATTAAATAACAAATGTAAATAAAACGGATAGTCGTTTACGGAAATTTCTCTTACTCAAATATTTTCATTCTATTACGTAACGAAATAAATCTTATCCATTCTAGGCGAAAATATTTTAGGCTTTATGACAAATTATTTAACTTTTCTTCTATTATATTAAATTATTTTTAACGCTACGTAATACTGCAGTGATTTTCGTATAAAGTCTAAACGGATTCTATCGTACACATCTCATCATTTTCTAATATTATAATAATATTTCTTAGTTTACTTGTAGAAATATAAAAGATCTAATATAACACTTAAAAATTTCCTAAAAATATTGTAGAATTAATTATCTAATTTCATTAAATTCACATGAATTACTAATAACAAATAAAAATTATTTTTATTAATCAGATTTTGGGTCTACCGCCACGGAAGGGGTCTTTCGCCCTCTTTGAACCCTATATAGATTAATTAGTTGGGGAGAGTAATACTCTCCAACTGGGAAACATGGTCGACCCCTTGACTGAAGCAAAGTCTTCGATCGGGGGCGTGACAAACCCCTACCATCGGACTGAACATTGTGATAATATGCACGGATATAGGTGTGATAAAGAGGTAGGGATCCTAGGAATAGACATATCAAAAGATCATGTGACGAGTGAGGGGAGGGTCTACGAGAACAACAAGAAGGGTTATGAAGAAATACTAAAAGTAAAACTAAACACAATAGTGGTCGAACCGACAGGAGCATCAATAAAACCATGTCAATACTTCAAGGAAAAAGGGATCAAGATACTACAAGTAAGCCAAAACTATGGAAGGAGAAGGACTTGAGAGGAAAACAGATTTTTACTACAAAAACTAGTAAACATGGCAAACAAGGCAAAGGAGTACAACTACAACCCATTGAAAGAACTAGTAACACTATACGTCTTCCTAAAAGTTGAAAGTAAAGTACAAGAACAGGGTAAAAAGAGCACTATTCCTAGTC
This genomic window contains:
- a CDS encoding glycosyltransferase family 39 protein encodes the protein MKKYNSIFYLALVIILIIYTYETILTFDPTFNPQADHYIGDEVWYPTAAYNILKYIFHITPKMYFPYSHESGIQYYINPEHPPLGKYFMDIFILILGYSPLAWRIPSWIMGDLIIVIGFLLSRKIIGDNIIGNLAGILTAIVIALDPTLWLLHGIALLDIYVGFFSILSLYLLISKRIVLASIALGLAMASKEPAFFLVLPFLYYLGEITNRIKIRALYSIGVPILVYALASIPIMLYFNGIMGWLHGSFLYMLGWDAENGHIALSATSQISEPWDWFLDIHPFYMGYNFYANVNPAIMFLWLFTTPIAFLFKDSRLITVTMWAWTEWLGFVLVYILGNHTLFSFYVADFGAVIDAYIVTSLFFLVQNMKNLKYKLSMKSETNDTKSSNNSSR
- a CDS encoding teichoic acid transporter, whose protein sequence is MKNKENKPKRKPGLVRIGLFNLLLRLAISPLSFVFSLLMVKYLSDISAVTFGAWQTMFVLITGYFVIPADIFSNITSRYAAEGKKVGGILLINGIAGVLAISIYLLIIPFINPLLGGNFAKYFYFSSILVFLFYIFDITRSIALGRSPRVNAISASVFQIIRLIAGIILMFIFNLSIFAVILAYSLGYIAQILINILFSNANLQIDLKIAFKAIKKSIVFITSYIQNIIEASLVWIAVYLVRTALPVSYFESALIISNIVIWSGSITDGLILKLAENKDPDLLETATKLFFLAGSFFLLLTFVDGDPLLFILRPEYIEAFLALIVLSISNFLRGLYTIFYRGIYMADTTLSTEGSGELKGSTANLIRRNIFISIIGLSFSTCLMIILKTFSFSSPALAIAITLGLLINSIGMLTTAYISAKNIYRLIFPKIESVVPLIATVVSSLPFLIRYMEGNLPKFRAIHEIEIMLIYTLISSSIFVIINIALNPYARQLFIMIIKRIKNL
- the htpX gene encoding zinc metalloprotease HtpX — protein: MNFALIKLKLGMVVASVGVFLLGFALVYAVAGYFFGVAFAPAVIIGILSFLIVLNIVQWLFGPYLINAMYRAVEVSPTDPKYGWLVDLVDEVAMYNHLDIPKVYIADVPFPNAFAYGSPIAGKRVAITLPLLKILNKDEIKAVLGHELGHLRHRDVQLLMAIGLIPTLIFFLGYSLMWGGMLGEGNRNNNAGSMWLIGIALLAVSYMFQFLVLYINRLREAYADVNSATTIPNGAENLQRALAKITLSVDPNTLEKYKKRNNNQMMNMLFFSPMDINEDVSDMDVEQLINYWKTEKVPWYADFFSDHPASPKRIQLLERLKNSIY
- a CDS encoding nucleotidyltransferase family protein is translated as MIRKAVITAAGKGSRMKYITSVLPKALLPLFRHEDDKLVMRPIIDLITDSLGEIGVSKFCLVVGKHGKLLMDYMFERNITIVFQDEPKGFGDAVLRAEDFASNEPFFVHADDGVLTGGYREAKSLFEEINPDAVLLLREVKNPKRYGIVEIKDNGTYMNHKAYKIINAEEKPENPASNIAISAVYIFSPKIFNAIKKVSVAQGKELELTYGIKELLKNGGEVYGILLDNEKWLNVGDPENYYNALKFTYSDLKKC
- a CDS encoding trimeric intracellular cation channel family protein; the protein is MFVSLIMEVINYIGIFAFAASGALKAMEKQLDLLGAIVLGFVTSLAGGIIADILLGIFPPVNLVYLPYPITAIISVFLIILIRKNLTKISKKLLYFDAIGLGAFTAFGAQLAYFHNLNILGVAIVASITATGGGAIRDILVSEIPLILRKDFYATPSIIGGFVFYIVSLRFLDYISLILTFLLVTSIRLIAIKKKWELPKINII
- a CDS encoding class I fructose-bisphosphate aldolase, whose translation is MSGINIRINRLFERKNAFVVALDHGLVMGPLKGIEKPMEIVKSLSNIPDALQMTPAMLKIVEENFFSRSSPMLIARLDTANVWRQQKKYDSGYYSAVYKVRDAIEAGADAVVTYFVVGYGQDQIEGYNIEELSKIRREANDYGIPFIIEPLFVSPENPDSIKDVNLVKYVTRIASEIGADILKVDYTGKDNFKEVVDVAFSPILIRGGPKTNTNRDFLSMLNDAIISGAKGITVGRNLWQSQDPQKMAKAISAVVHERKSVDEAVKILG
- a CDS encoding ATP-binding protein — translated: MFDPENFIKEVTPQILNVAKDEKIVAAVSGGVDSTTAAVLLYKTLGFNVVPIMIDTGFLRKDETKIVKKLLENILPLRIIDKSEEFITSLEGIEDAEEKRKKFRNLFYKNISDIIRENNATFLAQGTIAADWIETQGGIKTQHNVLVQLGIDTEKTWGFKLIEPLADLYKDEVRALARYLGLPKELSERQPFPGPGLLIRTIGKLTKEKLEIVRESNDIVEKSLENYSFSQYFAAIFESDKKRDEKITNYIGQDIFVYNSRATGVKGDVRSYGKIASIDGELDYNEIMRIVSEITKFDITHVLYRINEKENGKYSVVIRAINTEDFMTADFAKISYSVLNEISQKILTLNDVKEVLYDVTTKPPATIEFE
- a CDS encoding CBS domain-containing protein, whose amino-acid sequence is MEETVKDYMKTEVISVDKSKSIKEVAEVMTKNNVGSVIVTENKKPLGIVTERDIVRAIGKGKDLNAKAEEIMTASLITIKIDSPITGALSLMRTYNIRHLPVVDYDGNLSGIISIRDIARALDDFYESGAE